One Spinacia oleracea cultivar Varoflay chromosome 4, BTI_SOV_V1, whole genome shotgun sequence DNA segment encodes these proteins:
- the LOC110806055 gene encoding probable choline kinase 1 gives MAIKTNGFVDGSLPEELMQILVTLASTWEDVNDPNYIQVKRLSGAMTNEVFQIVWPNDKDDFHRKVLVRIYGEGVEVFFNRDDEILTFENLSHHGQGPRLLGRFSDGRVEEFLHARTLTADDLRDPEISALIAAKMREFHSLDMPGSKAVILWNRLRRWLRKAKSLCSLADIKEYGLDNLDDEIQLLEKELTHEHDDQEVGFCHNDLQYGNIMMDEETKTVTLIDYEYSSYNPVAYDLANHFSEMAANYHTQQPHILDYTKYPDENERRRFVIAYLTSTGDEVCDSEVDNLVEDVEKYSLANHLFWGLWGIISAHVNNIDFDYKEYARQRFQQYWLRKPQLLGPFAVRDDCQNGF, from the exons ATGGCGATCAAGACGAACGGATTCGTAGACGGTTCGCTACCGGAAGAACTGATGCAAATATTGGTGACATTGGCATCAACATGGGAAGATGTTAATGACCCAAATTACATCCAAGTGAAGCGTTTAAGTGGTGCGATGACTAATGAAGTGTTTCAAATAGTTTGGCCTAATGATAAAGATGATTTTCATAGAAAAGTTTTGGTGAGAATATATGGTGAAGGTGTTGAAGTCTTCTTCAATCGAGACGATGAAATTCTTACCTTCGAGAACTTGTCACACCACGGTCAGGGCCCTCGCCTTCTAGGCCGATTCTCCGATGGCCGTGTTGAAGAGTTCCTCCATGCCAGG ACTTTGACAGCAGATGATCTCCGTGACCCTGAAATATCAGCACTGATTGCTGCCAAGATGAGAGAATTCCACAGCCTTGATATGCCTGGCTCTAAAGCTGTTATCTTGTGGAACAGGCTAAG GCGTTGGCTGAGGAAGGCAAAGAGTTTATGCTCACTTGCAGACATCAAGGAGTATGGATTAGATAATTTAGATGATGAAATTCAGCTTCTGGAAAAGGAACTCACACACGAACACGATGATCAAGAGGTCGGATTTTGCCACAATGATCTGCAGTATGGCAACATAATGATGGACGAAGAAACTAAAACCGTCACTCTAATT GACTATGAGTACTCGAGTTATAATCCTGTTGCCTATGATCTTGCTAATCACTTTTCTGAAATGGCTGCTAATTATCATACTCAACAGCCTCATATTTTGGACTACACTAAATACCCAG ATGAGAATGAACGTCGAAGATTCGTCATTGCATACTTGACCTCAACAG GTGATGAGGTTTGTGACAGTGAAGTGGACAACTTGGTTGAAGATGTTGAAAAATACTCGCTAGCAAATCATCTCTTTTGGGGCTTGTGGGGCATTATCTCG GCTCATGTGAATAACATCGACTTTGATTACAAGGAGTATGCGAGGCAGAGGTTCCAACAGTACTGGTTAAGGAAGCCTCAACTCCTCGGTCCCTTTGCAGTACGTGATGATTGCCAAAATGGTTTTTGA